A single region of the Glycine max cultivar Williams 82 chromosome 20, Glycine_max_v4.0, whole genome shotgun sequence genome encodes:
- the LOC100780657 gene encoding ATP-dependent DNA helicase PIF1: MTYLDWLGGFSQHIISYLRDKNHTPSKTTQEDQFVIHNSDLIDDISDCTDDNVNMTQESMDIDEQKSIVDTIIRVVDTQSPGVYFLYGYGGTGKMFVWRTLSFAICSNGGIVCTVASSGIASLLLPGGRTTHSKFAIPVPATQNSTCNIHQGSDLAELLKITKQIVWDKAPMCHKFTFEALDKSLKDIMHNNLPFGGKVIVFGGDFRQILPIVPRDKFLIKDYTDPIQAIVEATYPNLIHNYSNTNYLQKRVVLASKKDIVEKINDYVLSLVPNDQKEYCSADSVDKSDELLNPAFGLLTPEFLNSLQTSGIPNHKLKLKVGTPIMLVRNLDQADGLCNGTRLIVTKLGSNVVETEVITGPNTGDRTYIPRMNMSPSDSLWPFKLIRRQFPFIFSYAMTINKSQGPSLEHVGLYLPHPIFSHGQLYVALSRVKSKKGLHILIHDNQAAVLSQWINTVGIGLSHKGTSASKLLSQLVSSLAVASAIISNSIVD; this comes from the exons ATgacttaccttgattggttggGTGGTTTCTCCCAGCATATAATCAGTTACTTGCGTG ATAAAAATCACACACCATCTAAGACTACACAGGAAGATCAGTTTGTAATTCACAACTCAGATTTAATTGATGACATCTCAGATTGCACTGATGACAATGTGAATATGACACAAGAAAGTATGGATATAg ATGAGCAAAAGTCTATTGTTGATACCATTATACGTGTGGTTGACACTCAATCACCAGGAGTTTACTTCCTGTATGGATATGGTGGAACTGGCAAGATGTTTGTCTGGAGAACATTATCATTTGCTATATGCTCCAATGGTGGTATTGTTTGTACAGTTGCTTCGAGTGGGATTGCATCATTACTATTACCTGGTGGTAGAACAACACATTCTAAATTTGCTATACCAGTGCCTGCAACACAGAATTCAACATGCAATATTCATCAAGGTAGTGACTTGGCTgaattattgaaaattacaaaacagaTAGTCTGGGATAAAGCTCCAATGTGTCACAAATTCACTTTTGAGGCACTCGATAAAAGCCTTAAGGACATCATGCACAACAACCTACCTTTTGGAGGAAAAGTTATTGTTTTCGGCGGTGATTTCCGTCAAATACTACCTATTGTTCCAAGAG ATAAGTTCCTTATAAAGGACTATACTGATCCTATCCAAGCTATTGTTGAAGCAACATATCCCAACTTGATACATAACTATAGCAACACAAATTACTTGCAAAAAAGAGTTGTTCTTGCCTCTAAAAAAGATattgttgaaaaaataaatgattatgtCTTATCACTGGTACCCAATGACCAAAAGGAGTATTGTAGTGCAGATAGTGTTGATAAATCAGATGAACTACTCAATCCTGCTTTCGGATTACTGACACCTGAATTTCTAAACTCATTGCAAACATCAGGAATAcctaatcataaattaaaacttaaggTTGGTACTCCAATTATGTTGGTACGGAATTTGGACCAAGCTGATGGATTGTGCAATGGAACTAGGCTTATTGTTACCAAACTTGGTTCTAATGTAGTTGAGACAGAGGTCATTACTGGACCTAATACAGGAGATAGAACATACATACCCAGAATGAATATGTCTCCATCTGATTCTCTATGGCCATTTAAACTTATTAGGAGACAATTtccatttatattttcttatgctATGACTATAAACAAGTCTCAGGGTCCATCATTAGAACATGTGGGATTGTATTTGCCGCACCCGATTTTTAGCCATGGCCAATTATATGTTGCCCTTTCAAGAGTTAAGAGCAAAAAAGGACTACATATTCTTATTCATGACAATCAAG cCGCGGTACTATCGCAATGGATCAACACAGTTGGTATCGGTCTTTCCCATAAAGGAACCTCTGCAAGTAAGCTTCTCAGCCAACTTGTTTCCTCACTAGCAGTTGCTAGTGCTATCATCTCAAATTCCATAGTGGACTGA